One region of Camelina sativa cultivar DH55 chromosome 6, Cs, whole genome shotgun sequence genomic DNA includes:
- the LOC104792104 gene encoding dirigent protein 17-like, translating into MENTGSIKQEAPPSLPPGIFEIPGEPAVVINGVPDEPQTDCMVAKDEPISSSSSGTVGSGEWLEGRQVRKFFLGHYYSGVVTKFDKQSGWYRVEYEDGDSEDLDWSELEEVLLPLDVTAPLRSISLQIIKNRHMRAQSYGYAPQR; encoded by the coding sequence atggagaacACTGGGAGCATTAAGCAAGAAGCACCACCGTCTCTTCCTCCAGGGATCTTCGAGATACCTGGAGAGCCTGCTGTTGTTATCAATGGTGTACCTGATGAACCTCAAACAGATTGTATGGTTGCCAAAGACGAaccaatatcatcatcatcaagtggCACTGTTGGAAGCGGCGAATGGCTCGAGGGTAGACAAGTTCGCAAGTTTTTCTTGGGTCATTACTATTCTGGTGTGGTGACAAAGTTCGACAAACAATCTGGTTGGTACAGAGTTGAGTATGAAGATGGGGATTCTGAAGATCTTGACTGGTCTGAGCTTGAAGAAGTACTTCTACCTTTGGATGTTACTGCCCCTTTGAGGTCAATCTCGTTGCAGATCATCAAGAATCGACATATGCGGGCCCAATCTTATGGATACGCGCCACAGCGCTAG